A section of the Clostridium felsineum DSM 794 genome encodes:
- a CDS encoding MBL fold metallo-hydrolase: METVNILGTGSAMVTKCYNTCFTLSNGEEHFLVDTGGGNTVLSNLEKLNIDIGTIHNVFISHRHNDHITGIIWIIRAVAQRIINEKYDGNLIIYCHKQNVEVINTISNLLLAKKFTKYIGNRIKFCEIFDGSKFDILDWNVEFFDIKSTKQLQFGFTTVLNNGKKMTFLGDEPYRETVYRYANNSDYIFHEAFCLYSEKDVFKPYEKHHATVKDACENAEKLNVKNIILYHTEDKNIEKRKELYSLEGSKFFKGNIIVPDDLDIIELK; the protein is encoded by the coding sequence TTGGAGACAGTTAATATTTTAGGTACTGGAAGTGCTATGGTTACAAAATGTTATAATACATGCTTTACACTTTCAAATGGTGAAGAGCATTTTTTAGTAGATACAGGAGGGGGAAATACTGTACTTTCAAATCTTGAAAAGTTAAATATAGACATAGGAACTATACATAATGTATTTATATCACATAGGCATAATGATCATATAACAGGAATTATATGGATTATTAGAGCGGTAGCTCAGAGAATAATTAATGAAAAATATGATGGGAATTTAATAATTTACTGCCATAAACAGAATGTTGAAGTTATAAATACAATAAGTAATTTGTTATTAGCAAAAAAGTTTACAAAATATATAGGTAATAGAATAAAGTTTTGTGAAATCTTTGATGGTTCTAAATTTGATATATTAGATTGGAATGTGGAATTTTTTGATATAAAGAGTACAAAGCAATTACAATTTGGCTTTACAACAGTACTTAATAATGGGAAAAAGATGACCTTTCTAGGTGATGAACCCTATAGGGAAACTGTATATAGATATGCAAATAATTCAGATTATATTTTTCATGAAGCTTTTTGTCTATACTCAGAGAAAGATGTGTTCAAGCCTTATGAGAAACATCATGCTACAGTAAAAGATGCCTGTGAAAATGCAGAGAAGCTTAATGTTAAAAATATAATTCTTTATCATACAGAAGATAAAAATATAGAAAAAAGAAAAGAATTATATAGTCTAGAAGGAAGTAAATTTTTTAAGGGAAACATCATTGTCCCAGATGATTTAGATATTATTGAATTGAAATAG
- a CDS encoding flavodoxin family protein, with the protein MNNIKMEVRYYTQSGNTKKIADTIAEALDLKAFSIKTPINKKVDLLFLGASVYWGGINKNMKKFIDNMPAENIGRVAIFSTSAMKENAYTEIKKRIEKRGIKVEERDYYCKGSFKIFNKNKPDIEDLQRAANFAKSFL; encoded by the coding sequence ATGAATAACATAAAAATGGAAGTAAGATATTATACACAATCAGGAAATACAAAAAAAATAGCGGATACAATTGCAGAAGCTTTAGATTTAAAAGCTTTTTCTATAAAAACACCTATTAATAAAAAGGTGGACCTATTATTTTTAGGTGCATCAGTATATTGGGGCGGTATTAATAAAAATATGAAGAAATTTATAGATAATATGCCTGCTGAAAATATAGGAAGAGTTGCTATATTTAGTACCTCAGCTATGAAGGAGAATGCATACACAGAAATTAAAAAAAGAATTGAAAAGAGAGGAATTAAAGTAGAGGAAAGAGATTATTACTGCAAAGGAAGTTTTAAAATCTTTAATAAAAATAAACCGGATATAGAAGACTTGCAAAGAGCAGCAAACTTTGCCAAAAGCTTTCTTTAA
- a CDS encoding radical SAM protein — protein sequence MMKNFNLESYLSDGVQKIVKRIIKSTLSNPKESLFMAKYSAASKNAIKLRAAAAKKGEHVPPFLIASITSKCNLHCKGCYARHVNSCTDEETVNQLKDEDWRKIFHEANNMGVGFILLLGGEPLMRPNVIKMAGEIQDILFPIFTNGTMINEEYIKLFKKYRNLIPIFSIEGNENNTDDRRGKGIFTKIIKKMNEIYENNIIYGASITVTKDNLKEVTSQKFLDELYNKGCKSVIYVEYVPVSEDTKKLALNDEREFLEEKLVQIRNKYKDMLFVSFPGDEKSSGGCLAAGRGFFHINYNGGVEPCPFSPYSDTNLKNTPLKEAINSPLFKKLRSNSMLIEEHSGGCVLFEKEEVVQSLLQKE from the coding sequence ATTATGAAAAATTTTAATTTAGAAAGTTATTTAAGTGACGGTGTACAGAAAATTGTTAAAAGGATAATAAAGTCAACTTTATCCAATCCAAAGGAAAGCTTATTTATGGCTAAATATTCTGCAGCAAGCAAAAATGCTATAAAATTGCGAGCTGCAGCAGCTAAAAAAGGGGAACATGTTCCACCATTTTTAATTGCAAGTATTACAAGTAAGTGTAATCTTCATTGCAAGGGATGTTATGCGAGACATGTTAACTCTTGCACAGACGAAGAAACAGTGAATCAGCTTAAAGATGAGGATTGGAGGAAAATATTTCATGAGGCAAATAACATGGGGGTTGGATTTATATTGTTATTAGGTGGAGAACCACTTATGCGTCCTAATGTTATAAAAATGGCAGGCGAAATTCAGGATATACTATTTCCTATATTTACAAATGGAACTATGATAAATGAGGAATATATTAAATTATTTAAGAAGTATCGAAATTTGATTCCTATTTTTAGTATAGAGGGTAATGAAAATAATACAGATGATAGACGTGGTAAAGGCATTTTTACTAAAATAATTAAAAAAATGAATGAAATTTATGAAAATAATATTATATATGGAGCATCAATTACTGTTACTAAAGATAATTTGAAAGAGGTAACATCACAGAAGTTTTTAGATGAACTCTATAATAAAGGTTGCAAGTCTGTAATTTATGTTGAGTATGTTCCTGTAAGTGAGGATACAAAAAAGTTGGCACTAAATGATGAACGAGAATTTTTAGAAGAGAAATTAGTACAAATTAGAAATAAATATAAGGACATGCTTTTTGTATCCTTTCCAGGAGATGAAAAGAGTTCAGGAGGATGTCTTGCTGCTGGAAGAGGTTTTTTTCATATTAATTATAATGGTGGTGTAGAGCCATGTCCATTTTCACCATATTCCGATACTAATTTGAAAAACACACCTCTAAAGGAAGCGATAAATTCACCTTTATTTAAGAAACTAAGAAGTAATAGTATGCTTATAGAGGAGCATTCAGGCGGTTGTGTACTATTTGAAAAAGAAGAAGTAGTACAATCACTTTTACAAAAGGAGTGA
- a CDS encoding response regulator transcription factor, with the protein MFSILVVEDDETLNKLICAKLKKEDFNVFKAFDGGEALNVLDKEHIDLIISDIMMPNIDGYELTKELRDASYTLPILMITAKNQMEDMEKGFLLGSDDYMIKPINLKEMILRVNALLRRAKIANERKIFVGNIVLDYDALTVKTKDELYELPKKEFYLLFKLLSYPNKIFTRQELMDEIWGMDIEIDERTVDSHIKKLRRKFNHVREFEIVTVRGLGYKVRKDV; encoded by the coding sequence GTGTTTTCAATACTAGTAGTAGAAGATGACGAAACGCTAAATAAATTAATTTGTGCCAAACTAAAAAAGGAAGATTTCAATGTTTTTAAAGCATTTGATGGAGGTGAAGCATTAAATGTTTTAGATAAGGAACATATAGACTTGATAATCAGTGATATTATGATGCCTAATATAGACGGCTATGAACTTACAAAGGAACTTAGAGATGCTTCATATACACTACCAATTTTAATGATAACAGCAAAAAATCAAATGGAGGATATGGAAAAAGGATTTCTTTTAGGATCTGATGATTACATGATAAAGCCTATTAACTTAAAAGAAATGATTCTTAGAGTTAATGCTTTGCTTAGAAGGGCCAAAATAGCGAATGAAAGAAAGATATTTGTAGGAAATATTGTATTAGATTATGATGCACTAACAGTTAAAACAAAAGATGAATTATATGAGCTCCCTAAAAAGGAATTTTATCTTCTATTTAAGCTATTAAGTTATCCTAATAAAATTTTTACTCGTCAAGAGTTAATGGATGAAATATGGGGAATGGACATAGAAATTGATGAAAGAACAGTGGATTCTCATATAAAAAAACTTAGAAGAAAGTTTAACCATGTAAGGGAGTTTGAAATAGTAACTGTAAGAGGATTAGGATATAAAGTGAGGAAGGATGTATGA
- a CDS encoding HAMP domain-containing sensor histidine kinase, with amino-acid sequence MRNKIKTSVRLKNSLASIVTLCIGCFLSSIIVISGFVLFFHENMSIGLVYIMVLITCVLSMIIGSVLLWYTSKFITEPIIKLSEGVRKVSDGDFSIVINNSSQDEIGCLVDNFNKMTKELNSMDYMRRDFMSNVSHEVKTPVAAITGFAEMLEEGGLSKEDEKEYLSLLYKESFRLSRLCDNMLNMSRLDNQQILNNKKEFYVDEQIRRCIILLEEKWVEKRINYKLKLNKCKVVSDYDFLYQVWINIIDNAIKFSQNCGVISISANYDENKRVVIKIKDYGTGIEKNKISKIFDKFYMGDKSRKKEGNGLGLSIVKRIIELIGGEIICNSKENEGTEFIIII; translated from the coding sequence ATGAGAAATAAAATAAAGACATCTGTAAGATTAAAGAATTCACTGGCATCTATTGTTACCTTATGTATTGGATGTTTTTTATCATCTATTATAGTTATTTCTGGTTTTGTACTCTTTTTTCATGAAAATATGTCAATAGGTTTAGTTTACATTATGGTTCTGATTACCTGTGTACTTTCAATGATAATAGGAAGTGTACTTTTGTGGTATACTTCTAAATTTATTACAGAGCCAATTATAAAATTAAGCGAGGGAGTAAGAAAAGTCTCAGACGGTGATTTTTCAATTGTAATTAATAATAGTAGCCAGGATGAAATAGGTTGTCTTGTGGATAATTTCAATAAAATGACCAAAGAGTTAAATAGTATGGATTATATGAGAAGAGATTTTATGAGCAATGTGTCACATGAAGTAAAAACTCCTGTAGCAGCTATTACTGGATTTGCAGAAATGCTTGAGGAAGGGGGATTATCTAAAGAAGATGAAAAAGAGTATCTATCACTCTTATATAAAGAATCATTTAGATTAAGTAGACTTTGTGATAATATGCTTAATATGTCAAGGCTTGATAATCAACAAATACTTAATAATAAGAAGGAATTTTATGTAGATGAACAAATTAGGCGTTGTATAATACTACTAGAAGAAAAATGGGTGGAAAAACGTATTAATTATAAATTGAAACTTAACAAGTGTAAAGTAGTGAGCGACTATGATTTTTTATATCAAGTATGGATAAATATAATTGATAATGCAATAAAGTTTTCTCAAAACTGTGGTGTTATCAGTATTTCAGCAAATTATGATGAAAATAAAAGGGTAGTAATAAAAATAAAGGATTATGGAACTGGAATTGAAAAAAACAAAATTTCAAAGATTTTCGATAAGTTTTACATGGGAGATAAATCACGAAAAAAAGAAGGAAATGGATTAGGACTATCCATTGTAAAGAGAATCATTGAGCTAATAGGGGGAGAAATTATTTGTAACAGCAAAGAAAATGAGGGAACTGAGTTTATAATTATAATATAA
- a CDS encoding spore coat protein: MQLASHELYDLHELIVSCVNSITNMAMFKSIVQDQDLKNILDTHFPAHIQDYNMKVEFLKKAEGTNQKLNVPNLNVMLQNFTSSPSNSFPPIAPRTDVQQMNDREIATAYLLTLKRAGREYAWSAMEMSNPEIREFLKDAFTMSCNHAYDVWQWMVQKGFYPLSPADRNEQNTISSMYNEVNQPVPTYL, translated from the coding sequence ATGCAATTAGCTTCACACGAATTATACGATCTACATGAGCTAATAGTCAGCTGTGTAAACTCAATAACTAATATGGCTATGTTTAAAAGCATTGTTCAAGATCAGGATTTAAAAAATATTTTAGACACTCACTTTCCAGCTCATATACAAGACTATAACATGAAGGTTGAGTTCTTAAAGAAAGCTGAAGGAACAAACCAAAAATTAAATGTTCCTAATTTAAATGTAATGCTTCAGAACTTTACATCATCACCATCTAACTCTTTTCCACCAATTGCTCCTAGAACTGATGTACAACAAATGAATGATAGAGAAATAGCAACAGCATACCTCCTAACCTTAAAAAGGGCTGGTAGAGAATATGCTTGGAGTGCCATGGAAATGAGTAACCCTGAAATAAGAGAATTTTTAAAGGATGCATTTACAATGAGTTGTAATCACGCTTACGATGTATGGCAGTGGATGGTCCAAAAAGGCTTCTATCCTTTATCTCCAGCTGATAGAAACGAACAAAATACAATATCATCTATGTATAACGAGGTTAATCAGCCCGTTCCTACATATCTTTAG
- a CDS encoding spore coat associated protein CotJA has product MKVNTMYEDNDIYDNDTNINYSRKQNCIPQETVIRNVSLAAAYVPFQRMCNILPPLEGLKRGTIFIELYSPYGRKKREGNY; this is encoded by the coding sequence ATGAAAGTAAATACGATGTACGAAGATAATGATATATATGACAATGATACAAATATAAACTATTCTAGAAAACAAAATTGTATTCCTCAGGAAACTGTAATAAGAAATGTGAGCTTAGCAGCAGCATATGTTCCTTTCCAAAGAATGTGTAATATTCTTCCACCATTAGAGGGACTTAAAAGGGGAACTATTTTTATAGAACTTTATAGTCCATATGGGCGCAAAAAAAGAGAGGGAAATTATTAA
- a CDS encoding spore coat protein CotJB, translating into MEMEMNKMGKMELLKQIMAVDFAVIDLSLYLNTHPGDKEAIAKHNDLVTQSHMLKGQYQKYYGMLTATNSFSPYPWQWINEPWPWEYDANFRL; encoded by the coding sequence ATGGAAATGGAAATGAATAAAATGGGTAAGATGGAGCTTTTGAAGCAAATTATGGCAGTAGATTTTGCTGTAATAGATTTGAGTTTGTATCTTAATACTCATCCAGGTGATAAAGAAGCCATTGCTAAGCACAATGATCTTGTAACTCAGTCTCATATGCTTAAAGGACAATATCAAAAATATTATGGTATGCTAACGGCTACTAATAGTTTCAGCCCTTATCCTTGGCAGTGGATAAATGAACCATGGCCTTGGGAATATGATGCGAATTTTAGGCTTTAG
- a CDS encoding manganese catalase family protein yields MWIYEKKLEHPVKIKNPNAQLAKVIITQYGGPDGELAASIRYLSQRFSMVTPQAIATLNDIGTEELAHLEIVGSIVRQLSRGLSVEELKKSGLDAYFADHDSGIYPASAAGNPFTAAYIQSKGDPITDLYEDLAAEQKARSTYEYLITLCDDPDVIEPLKFLREREVVHFQRFGEALRIVQDYLKEPKLAVIQKPDCMKK; encoded by the coding sequence ATGTGGATATATGAGAAAAAACTAGAGCATCCAGTGAAAATTAAAAATCCTAATGCTCAGTTAGCGAAAGTAATCATAACCCAATACGGTGGTCCAGATGGTGAGTTGGCTGCATCTATTAGATACTTAAGCCAAAGATTTTCTATGGTTACACCCCAAGCAATAGCAACCTTAAATGATATTGGTACTGAGGAATTAGCACATCTTGAGATAGTAGGTTCAATAGTTCGTCAATTATCAAGAGGACTTAGTGTTGAAGAACTTAAAAAAAGTGGATTAGATGCATATTTTGCAGATCATGATTCAGGTATTTATCCAGCAAGTGCGGCAGGAAATCCATTTACAGCGGCATATATACAATCAAAAGGAGATCCTATAACAGACCTTTATGAAGATTTAGCAGCAGAACAAAAGGCAAGATCAACTTATGAATATTTAATTACACTTTGTGATGATCCAGATGTAATTGAACCACTTAAATTTTTAAGAGAAAGGGAAGTAGTTCATTTTCAGAGATTTGGAGAGGCTTTGAGAATAGTTCAAGATTATCTTAAGGAGCCTAAGCTTGCTGTAATTCAAAAACCAGATTGCATGAAAAAATAG
- a CDS encoding GntR family transcriptional regulator encodes MKHKYEEVEDKIIDWATNGKYEPHEKIPTESELMEMFNVSRHTIRKAIGDLVARQYVYRIQGSGIYISDWTENREYLKSTKNVAVLTTHISNYIFPDIIKGMEDTLYSESYSLLLSSTNNNVMFENSNLKNLLAHKVDGLILEPTKSAYQSPNIGYLNNIISKNIPIVTLNASYPELSVPSLKVDDFKGGKIATNHLISLGHTRIMGIFKADDSQGINRMNGFISECQENNIPPFSGQILTYLSEEITSSLPDKIEYALKSEKRPSGIFCYNDEIAYIVLTIADKLNIKVPEELSIVGFDDSSLAVILQPNLTTITHPKEQMGKDAVNLIISLINNNNHFEASDSILYEPELVIRNSTAKLK; translated from the coding sequence ATGAAGCATAAATATGAAGAAGTAGAAGACAAAATTATAGATTGGGCTACAAACGGCAAATACGAACCCCACGAAAAGATTCCAACTGAATCTGAACTTATGGAAATGTTTAATGTAAGTAGACATACCATAAGAAAAGCTATCGGTGATCTTGTAGCTAGGCAATATGTATATAGGATTCAAGGAAGTGGTATATATATTTCTGACTGGACGGAGAATAGAGAATATCTTAAAAGCACTAAAAATGTCGCTGTACTAACAACCCACATATCCAATTATATCTTTCCTGATATAATTAAAGGTATGGAAGACACACTTTATTCTGAATCCTACTCACTTTTACTATCTTCAACAAATAACAATGTTATGTTTGAAAATAGTAATTTAAAAAATTTATTAGCACATAAAGTCGATGGTCTTATTTTAGAACCAACTAAAAGTGCGTACCAAAGTCCAAATATAGGTTATTTAAATAATATAATCTCCAAAAACATTCCAATTGTGACCCTAAATGCTTCCTATCCTGAATTAAGCGTTCCTAGTCTAAAGGTAGATGACTTTAAGGGTGGTAAAATAGCAACAAATCACCTTATCTCTTTAGGTCATACACGAATAATGGGTATTTTTAAAGCAGATGATTCACAGGGAATAAATAGAATGAACGGTTTTATTTCAGAATGTCAGGAAAATAATATTCCTCCCTTTTCTGGTCAAATTTTAACATATCTATCTGAGGAAATCACTTCATCCCTTCCTGATAAAATAGAATATGCATTAAAATCAGAAAAAAGGCCTAGTGGAATTTTCTGCTATAATGACGAAATAGCTTATATAGTTCTTACTATTGCTGACAAATTAAATATTAAAGTTCCTGAAGAATTATCCATAGTTGGTTTTGATGATTCTAGTCTTGCTGTAATACTGCAGCCAAACTTAACTACAATAACCCATCCAAAGGAACAAATGGGTAAAGATGCAGTTAACTTAATTATATCTTTAATAAATAATAATAATCATTTTGAAGCTAGTGATTCTATTCTTTATGAACCTGAGCTTGTTATTAGAAATTCCACTGCTAAATTAAAATAA
- the araD gene encoding L-ribulose-5-phosphate 4-epimerase, producing the protein MLEALKQEVLEANLMLPKYGLVVFTWGNVSGIDREKGLIVIKPSGVEYDQMKASDMVVVDLNGKVVEGNLNPSSDTPTHIVLYKEFPDIKGIVHTHSPWATSFAQAGVAIPAAGTTHGDYFYGNIPVTKAMTKEEIATDYEKQTGDVIVRTFKENKINPNEVPAVLVNDHAPFTWGTDPKNAVHNSVVLEEVAKMTYHSLQLNPHNIEMSQDLLDKHFKRKHGANAYYGQKTK; encoded by the coding sequence ATGTTAGAAGCTTTAAAACAGGAAGTATTAGAAGCAAATCTTATGTTACCTAAATATGGTTTGGTTGTATTCACTTGGGGAAACGTTAGTGGTATTGACAGAGAAAAAGGTCTTATAGTAATAAAGCCAAGTGGAGTAGAGTACGATCAAATGAAGGCAAGTGATATGGTAGTTGTAGATTTAAATGGAAAGGTTGTAGAGGGAAACTTAAATCCTTCCAGTGATACCCCAACTCATATAGTTTTATATAAGGAATTTCCTGATATAAAAGGAATTGTGCATACACACTCACCTTGGGCTACATCTTTTGCACAAGCGGGAGTTGCTATTCCAGCAGCTGGTACTACTCATGGTGATTATTTTTATGGCAATATTCCTGTAACAAAGGCAATGACAAAAGAAGAAATAGCTACAGATTACGAAAAGCAAACAGGAGATGTCATAGTAAGAACTTTTAAGGAAAATAAAATTAATCCAAATGAAGTACCAGCCGTACTTGTGAATGATCATGCACCTTTTACTTGGGGAACTGATCCTAAAAATGCAGTGCACAATTCAGTTGTATTAGAAGAGGTTGCTAAAATGACTTATCATTCGCTGCAGCTTAATCCTCATAATATTGAAATGAGCCAAGATTTATTAGACAAGCATTTCAAAAGAAAACACGGTGCAAATGCATATTATGGTCAAAAAACAAAGTAA
- the araA gene encoding L-arabinose isomerase — MLINKKLEFWFVVGSQNLYGEEALAEVKKDSEEIVDCLNKSGKLPYTIVFKALATSADEIKNIVKEVNYNDEVAGVITWMHTFSPAKMWIAGTKLLQKPLLHLATQFNENIPWKTIDMDYMNLHQSAHGDREYGFINARLNKNNKVVVGYWKDDEVQKEIAQWMQIAYGYVASEGIKVARFGDNMRNVAVTEGDKVEAQIQFGWTVDYFGIGDLVAEMDKVSQKDIDATYEEFKDIYILDIEDNDPKFYEEHVKEQIKIEIGLRNFLEAGNYTAFTTNFEDLYGMKQLPGLAVQRLNAEGYGFAGEGDWKTAALDRLIKIMTDNKKTGFMEDYTYELSAGNERILGAHMLEVDPTLAASKPRVVVKPLGIGDKEAPARLIFDGVVGDGVVVSMLDLGTHYRLLINEVKAVKPTEDAPNLPVAKLVWQPQPNFKDAVKAWIYAGGGHHTVATLELTVDQVYDWSRMVGLEAIVIDHNTNLRDIIRETSR; from the coding sequence ATGTTGATAAATAAAAAGTTAGAATTTTGGTTTGTAGTAGGAAGTCAAAATTTATATGGTGAAGAAGCTTTAGCTGAGGTAAAAAAAGATTCAGAAGAAATTGTAGATTGTTTAAATAAAAGTGGAAAATTGCCTTATACTATCGTATTTAAAGCTTTGGCTACATCAGCAGATGAAATTAAAAATATAGTTAAGGAAGTAAATTACAATGATGAAGTAGCAGGAGTTATTACTTGGATGCATACTTTCTCTCCTGCAAAAATGTGGATAGCAGGAACAAAACTTTTACAAAAACCATTACTTCATTTGGCAACACAATTTAATGAAAATATCCCATGGAAAACTATAGATATGGATTATATGAATTTACATCAAAGTGCCCATGGTGATAGGGAATATGGTTTTATTAACGCCAGATTAAATAAGAATAATAAAGTTGTTGTAGGATATTGGAAAGATGATGAAGTTCAAAAGGAAATTGCACAGTGGATGCAGATAGCTTATGGATATGTTGCAAGTGAAGGCATAAAGGTTGCAAGATTTGGCGATAATATGCGTAACGTGGCTGTAACAGAAGGAGACAAGGTAGAAGCTCAAATTCAATTTGGATGGACAGTAGATTACTTTGGTATAGGCGATTTAGTAGCTGAAATGGACAAGGTTTCACAAAAGGATATAGATGCTACTTATGAAGAGTTTAAAGATATTTATATATTAGATATAGAGGATAATGATCCTAAGTTCTATGAAGAGCATGTAAAAGAACAAATCAAGATAGAGATAGGTCTACGTAATTTCTTAGAAGCTGGTAACTATACAGCATTTACAACAAATTTTGAGGATCTATATGGAATGAAGCAATTACCTGGACTTGCAGTTCAACGTTTAAATGCAGAAGGTTATGGTTTTGCAGGTGAAGGAGATTGGAAAACAGCAGCACTTGATCGTTTAATTAAAATCATGACAGATAATAAAAAGACAGGATTTATGGAAGATTACACTTATGAACTAAGTGCTGGTAACGAAAGAATACTCGGAGCACATATGCTTGAGGTTGATCCAACCCTTGCTGCTAGTAAACCAAGAGTTGTAGTTAAGCCACTTGGAATTGGTGACAAAGAAGCTCCTGCTCGTTTAATATTTGATGGAGTTGTAGGTGATGGAGTAGTTGTATCTATGCTTGATTTAGGAACTCATTATCGTTTACTTATTAATGAAGTAAAGGCAGTTAAACCTACAGAAGATGCACCTAATTTGCCTGTAGCTAAATTAGTATGGCAGCCACAACCAAACTTTAAGGATGCTGTTAAAGCGTGGATTTATGCTGGAGGTGGACATCATACTGTTGCTACTTTGGAGTTAACAGTTGATCAAGTTTATGATTGGAGCCGTATGGTAGGATTAGAAGCTATAGTAATCGATCATAACACAAATTTAAGAGATATTATAAGAGAAACTTCAAGATAA